In Aquincola tertiaricarbonis, the genomic stretch GGCCATGGCCCGTGCAGCCGAGGCTGCCGGCGTGGCCATGGTCACGGTGCACGGCCGCACCCGCGAGCAGGGCTACAGCGGCCAGGCCGAGTACGACACCATCGCCGCCGTCAAGGCCGCGCTGCGCATCCCGGTGGTGGCCAATGGCGACATCGACTCACCGCAGAAGGCCAAGGCCGTGCTGGCCGCCACCGGCGCCGATGCACTGATGGTGGGCCGCGCCGCCCAGGGCCGGCCGTGGATCTTCCGCGAGATCGCCCACTACCTGGCCACCGGCACCCTGCTGCCGCCGCCGCCCGTGGCCGACGTGCGCGGCTGGCTGGTGGCGCACCTGCTCGACCACTACGGCCTGTATGGCGAACAGTCGGGCGTGCGCAGCGCCCGCAAGCACATCGGCTGGGCGGTGCATGCCCTGCCGGGGGGCGCCGAGTTCCGCGCCCGCATGAACCTGATCGACAACTGCGAGCAGCAGCTGCAGGCGGTGACCGAATGGTTCGACCGCCTGGCCGAGCAGCATGAACGGCTGCCCGCCAACGACAGCCTGCTGGCCTTGTCGGCCTGATCCCTTTCCCTTTCCGTACATGACGAAAAAACACCTCGAAGCCTGCGTGCGCGAGAGCCTGGAGCAGTATTTCCGCGACCTGCGCGGCGTGGAGCCGCACTCGGTGCACGAGATGATCCTGAACGCCGTCGAGAAGCCCATGCTCGACGTGGTGATGGCGCATGCACAAGGCAACCAGAGCAAGGCCGCCGAGTGGCTCGGCATCAACCGCAACACCCTCCGGCGAAAGCTGCTCGAACACAAGCTCATCAAGTAAGGCCCGCGCCATGACCACCGCACTGCTCTCCGTCTCCGACAAGACCGGCATCGTCGAGTTCGCCCGCGAACTGCACGCTGCCGGCGTCAAGCTGCTGTCCACCGGCGGTACCGCCAAGCTGCTGGCCGAATCGGGCCTGCCCGTGACCGAGGTGTCCGAAGTCACCGGCTTCCCCGAGATGCTGGACGGCCGCGTGAAGACGCTGCATCCGCGCATCCACGGCGGCCTGCTGGCCCGGCGCGATGTGCCCGCCCACATGGCGGCGCTGGCCGAGCACGGCATCAACACCATCGACCTGCTGGTGATCAACCTCTACCCGTTCGCGCAGGCCACCGCCAAGGCCGGCTGCACGCTGGACGACGCCATCGAGAACATCGACATCGGCGGCCCCGCGATGCTGCGCGCCGCGGCCAAGAACTGGCAGGACGTGGCGGTGGTGATCGACCCCGCCGACTACCCGCGCGTGCTGGCCGAGCTGAAGGACGGCAGCGTGGACCGCACCACCAAGTTCATGCTGGCCAAGAAGGTGTTTGCGCACACCGCCGCCTACGACGGCATGATCGCCAACTACCTGAGCGGCCTGCAGGCCGGCTCGGAGCTGGCCACGCCGCAGGTGCCGCAGCGCCACGAATACCCGGCCGTGCTGAGCCTGCAGTTCAGCAAGGTGCAGGACATGCGCTACGGCGAGAACCCGCACCAGAGCGCCGCCTTCTACCGCGATGCGCAGCCGGCCCCCGGCACGCTGGCCGGCTGGCACCAGCTGCAGGGCAAGGAACTCTCGTACAACAACATCGCCGATGCCGACGCGGCCTGGGAATGCGTGAAGACCTTCAGCGCACCCGCCTGCGTCATCGTCAAGCATGCCAACCCCTGCGGCGTGGCGGTGGCGGCCTCCGCGGCCGAGGCGTATGCCAAGGCCTTCAAGACCGACCCGACCTCGGCTTTCGGCGGCATCATCGCCTTCAACCGCCCGCTGGACGCGC encodes the following:
- the dusB gene encoding tRNA dihydrouridine synthase DusB, whose protein sequence is MKIGPIELPNRLFVAPMAGVTDRPFRVLCKRLGAGYAVSEMVTSKRELWKSLKTSRRADHTGESAPIAVQVAGVDPAEMADAARYNIDRGAQVIDINMGCPAKKVCNVWAGSALMRNEPLALRIVEAVVQACAPQGVPVTLKMRTGWCDTERNAVAMARAAEAAGVAMVTVHGRTREQGYSGQAEYDTIAAVKAALRIPVVANGDIDSPQKAKAVLAATGADALMVGRAAQGRPWIFREIAHYLATGTLLPPPPVADVRGWLVAHLLDHYGLYGEQSGVRSARKHIGWAVHALPGGAEFRARMNLIDNCEQQLQAVTEWFDRLAEQHERLPANDSLLALSA
- a CDS encoding helix-turn-helix domain-containing protein, translating into MTKKHLEACVRESLEQYFRDLRGVEPHSVHEMILNAVEKPMLDVVMAHAQGNQSKAAEWLGINRNTLRRKLLEHKLIK
- the purH gene encoding bifunctional phosphoribosylaminoimidazolecarboxamide formyltransferase/IMP cyclohydrolase; this encodes MTTALLSVSDKTGIVEFARELHAAGVKLLSTGGTAKLLAESGLPVTEVSEVTGFPEMLDGRVKTLHPRIHGGLLARRDVPAHMAALAEHGINTIDLLVINLYPFAQATAKAGCTLDDAIENIDIGGPAMLRAAAKNWQDVAVVIDPADYPRVLAELKDGSVDRTTKFMLAKKVFAHTAAYDGMIANYLSGLQAGSELATPQVPQRHEYPAVLSLQFSKVQDMRYGENPHQSAAFYRDAQPAPGTLAGWHQLQGKELSYNNIADADAAWECVKTFSAPACVIVKHANPCGVAVAASAAEAYAKAFKTDPTSAFGGIIAFNRPLDAQAAQLVVKQFVEVLIAPAITAEAREVFAGKQNVRLLEVPLADAMNTLDFKRVGGGLLVQSADAKNVQPADLRVVTKQQPTAQQMEDLLFAWKVAKFVKSNAIVFCADGMTMGVGAGQMSRIDSARIASIKAGNAGLTLQGTAVASDAFFPFRDGLDVVCDAGATCVIQPGGSMRDDEVIAAADERGIAMVLTGTRHFRH